One window from the genome of Streptomyces sp. NBC_00287 encodes:
- a CDS encoding flavin reductase family protein codes for MQTAMPTLAQSVDIQLFRTVMASLASGVSIVTTLDKEDEPRGLTCSAVCSVSVDPPLLLASVSNRSGTLQAVLDRAQFSVNILGSQGQMASQLFASGATDKFERVRWTPGPETGTPLLAVTVGHAECELHDAVEAGDHTLLIGRVVGGGTAENRFPLTYWRGAYARLLPNAS; via the coding sequence ATGCAGACCGCCATGCCCACGCTGGCCCAGTCCGTCGACATCCAGCTGTTCCGTACCGTCATGGCGTCCCTGGCCAGCGGCGTCTCCATCGTGACCACACTCGACAAGGAGGACGAGCCGCGCGGTCTGACCTGCTCCGCGGTGTGCAGCGTCTCCGTCGACCCGCCGCTGCTGCTGGCGAGCGTCAGCAACCGCAGCGGCACGCTCCAGGCGGTGCTGGACCGGGCCCAGTTCTCGGTCAACATCCTCGGTTCGCAGGGCCAGATGGCCTCGCAGCTGTTCGCCTCCGGCGCGACGGACAAGTTCGAGCGCGTCCGCTGGACCCCGGGCCCGGAGACGGGCACCCCGCTGCTGGCGGTCACCGTGGGCCACGCGGAGTGCGAGCTGCACGACGCGGTGGAGGCCGGCGACCACACCCTGCTGATAGGCCGGGTGGTGGGCGGCGGCACCGCGGAGAACCGCTTCCCGCTCACCTACTGGCGAGGCGCCTACGCCCGACTCCTCCCCAACGCCTCGTAG
- a CDS encoding NAD(P)/FAD-dependent oxidoreductase, translated as MPPATTPKPMAAPQYDVAILGSGLAGTTLAACLARNGAKVIVLDAGTHPRFAIGESTIPYTSMMMRLVSERYNVPEIKWLTTFEAVQSKISTNCGVKRNFGFLYHREGARQNPLETSMFPIPKITHTENHFFRQDTDAWMVNVAIKYGADIRQQTKIVDVDIDDNGVTVIPDKGDPVRVKFVVDASGHRSPLAQKFGVREEPSRLRHQSRSLFTHMIGVKPYEDTLPKDTHQNPSPWSEGTLHHLFEGGWMWVIPFDNHPLSTSPLCSVGINLDPRIHPLPEGLSPEEEFRAFIAKYPDIAPQFEGAVATRDWVRTGRLQYSSKQTVGYRWCLTSHAAGFVDALFSRGLSNTMEIIHALGWRLLDAIKEDNFSVERFEYVQELEQGLLDFNDDLVANAYTSFGSWFLWNAWFRVWSLGQILATFEINRAYATYLDRRDPAGLERLERQAPDGAIPDYAPVRQLLKNVSSLVQEVQKGEVDPRDASEEILAQLRAADFVPPAFGLADPDNHWTDATTVKVLQTLQWAKKDAPDEIGELVYDGLTLFLRKRFDKEEFKVTEELKHMAAYWPVIGRVIKQRNASAS; from the coding sequence ATGCCCCCTGCCACCACGCCAAAACCCATGGCGGCACCGCAGTACGACGTGGCCATTCTCGGGTCCGGTCTTGCTGGTACGACGCTGGCCGCGTGCCTCGCCCGCAACGGCGCGAAGGTGATCGTGCTCGACGCCGGCACGCACCCCCGTTTCGCCATCGGCGAGTCGACCATTCCGTACACGTCGATGATGATGCGGCTGGTCAGCGAGCGGTACAACGTGCCCGAGATCAAGTGGCTGACGACCTTCGAGGCCGTGCAGTCGAAGATCTCCACCAACTGCGGGGTGAAGCGCAACTTCGGCTTCCTCTACCACCGCGAGGGCGCACGGCAGAACCCGCTGGAAACCAGCATGTTCCCCATCCCGAAGATCACGCACACCGAGAACCACTTCTTCCGTCAGGACACCGACGCCTGGATGGTGAACGTCGCCATCAAGTACGGCGCCGACATCCGCCAGCAGACGAAGATCGTCGATGTCGACATCGACGACAACGGGGTCACGGTCATCCCCGACAAGGGTGACCCGGTGCGGGTCAAGTTCGTGGTGGACGCGAGCGGTCACCGCTCCCCGCTGGCCCAGAAGTTCGGCGTACGCGAGGAGCCCAGCCGGCTGCGCCACCAGTCCCGTTCGCTCTTCACACACATGATCGGTGTGAAGCCGTACGAGGACACGCTGCCCAAGGACACGCACCAGAACCCCAGCCCGTGGAGCGAGGGCACCCTCCACCACCTCTTCGAGGGCGGCTGGATGTGGGTCATCCCCTTCGACAACCACCCGCTGTCCACCAGCCCGCTGTGCAGCGTCGGCATCAACCTGGACCCGCGGATCCACCCGTTGCCCGAAGGCCTCTCCCCCGAGGAGGAGTTCCGCGCCTTCATCGCCAAGTACCCGGACATCGCCCCGCAGTTCGAGGGCGCGGTCGCGACCCGGGACTGGGTGCGCACCGGTCGGCTCCAGTACTCCTCCAAGCAGACCGTCGGCTACCGCTGGTGCCTCACCTCGCACGCGGCCGGCTTCGTCGACGCGCTCTTCTCGCGCGGTCTCTCCAACACCATGGAGATCATCCACGCGCTCGGCTGGCGCCTGCTGGACGCCATCAAGGAGGACAACTTCTCCGTCGAGCGGTTCGAGTACGTCCAGGAGCTCGAGCAGGGTCTGCTCGACTTCAACGACGACCTGGTGGCCAACGCGTACACCTCGTTCGGCAGCTGGTTCCTGTGGAACGCGTGGTTCCGCGTGTGGTCGCTCGGCCAGATCCTTGCCACCTTCGAGATCAACCGGGCCTACGCCACCTACCTGGACCGCCGGGACCCGGCCGGTCTCGAACGGCTGGAGCGCCAGGCCCCGGACGGCGCCATCCCCGACTACGCCCCGGTCCGCCAGCTGCTGAAGAACGTCAGCAGCCTGGTGCAGGAGGTCCAGAAGGGGGAGGTCGATCCGCGGGACGCCTCGGAGGAGATCCTCGCGCAGCTGCGCGCGGCCGACTTCGTGCCCCCCGCCTTCGGTCTCGCCGACCCCGACAACCACTGGACGGACGCCACCACGGTCAAGGTCCTCCAGACGCTGCAGTGGGCCAAGAAGGACGCCCCGGACGAGATCGGCGAGCTGGTCTACGACGGTCTCACCCTCTTCCTGCGCAAGCGGTTCGACAAGGAGGAGTTCAAGGTCACCGAGGAGCTGAAGCACATGGCCGCGTACTGGCCGGTGATCGGCCGGGTCATCAAGCAGCGGAACGCGAGCGCGAGCTGA
- a CDS encoding FAD-dependent monooxygenase: MDKKTAAYDVIIAGAGPTGLMLAGELAMAGVRCRVVERREDRTRESRALGLHGRTMEVLNMRGLAEEVLARANPVPRVRVSLGDSLFDMGRLATDYGQLTIIPQGETEEILEKRATGLGVVVDRGVALTDCRQEGRIVSVTLEQDGREWEETASWLVGCDGSRSRVREAMGAEFTGATYPYTIIVADVKLGTPLDDQLLIRVGRAGLVVATDFGNGWYRMGVIDRDKPWSDNPVTLAEVDQTLRKLFGKDMRPSEPLWTSRFHIQERQASFYRKGRMVIAGDAAHVHSPLGGQGLNLGIQDAMNLGWKLSAVVKGRSADDLIDTFAEERRRVSQGVIKVTDIATRMMTSDRLPARIARKAVMTVASRVPATHQTAVGHLSGIYTSYPSMGAAAGASPLVGTRVPDLKIAGRGTPQRVHEALRQGGFVLIDSGTGAPLLPSVPETDVNLVRLAGRVVADSGQWRKPEVILIRPDGYCAWAGTRARAQAELSNTYLRWIQA; this comes from the coding sequence GTGGACAAAAAGACCGCCGCGTACGACGTGATCATCGCCGGCGCCGGCCCCACCGGTCTGATGCTGGCGGGGGAACTCGCCATGGCCGGCGTGCGCTGCCGGGTGGTCGAGCGTCGCGAGGACCGCACCAGGGAATCCAGGGCGCTCGGACTGCACGGACGGACCATGGAGGTCCTGAACATGCGCGGGCTCGCCGAAGAGGTGCTGGCCCGCGCCAACCCGGTGCCGCGGGTGCGGGTGTCGCTAGGTGACTCGCTCTTCGACATGGGGCGGCTCGCCACCGACTACGGGCAGCTGACCATCATTCCGCAGGGCGAGACCGAGGAGATCCTGGAGAAGCGCGCCACCGGTCTCGGAGTGGTCGTGGACCGCGGGGTCGCGCTCACCGACTGCCGGCAGGAAGGCCGTATCGTCTCCGTCACCCTGGAGCAGGACGGCCGGGAGTGGGAGGAGACCGCCTCCTGGCTGGTCGGCTGCGACGGCTCGCGCAGCCGGGTGCGGGAGGCCATGGGTGCCGAGTTCACCGGCGCGACCTACCCGTACACGATCATCGTCGCCGATGTGAAGCTGGGCACCCCGCTCGACGACCAGCTGCTGATCCGCGTCGGCCGTGCCGGGCTCGTGGTGGCGACCGACTTCGGCAACGGCTGGTACCGCATGGGCGTCATCGACCGGGACAAGCCCTGGTCGGACAACCCCGTCACGCTCGCCGAGGTCGACCAGACCCTGCGCAAGCTGTTCGGGAAGGACATGCGGCCCAGCGAGCCGCTGTGGACCTCGCGCTTCCACATCCAGGAGCGGCAGGCGTCGTTCTACCGCAAGGGCCGCATGGTCATCGCCGGTGACGCCGCGCACGTCCACTCCCCGCTCGGCGGCCAGGGGCTCAACCTCGGTATCCAGGACGCCATGAACCTCGGCTGGAAGCTGAGCGCGGTGGTCAAGGGGCGGTCCGCCGACGACCTCATCGACACCTTCGCCGAGGAGCGGCGCCGGGTGTCGCAGGGCGTGATCAAGGTGACGGACATCGCCACCCGCATGATGACGTCCGACCGGCTGCCCGCACGGATCGCCCGCAAGGCCGTGATGACCGTGGCCAGCCGGGTCCCCGCCACCCACCAGACGGCGGTCGGGCATCTGTCGGGCATCTACACCAGCTACCCGTCGATGGGCGCCGCCGCCGGGGCCTCGCCCCTCGTCGGCACCCGGGTCCCCGATCTGAAGATCGCCGGGCGCGGCACCCCGCAGCGGGTCCACGAGGCGCTGCGCCAGGGCGGGTTCGTCCTGATCGACTCCGGCACCGGTGCCCCGCTGCTGCCTTCGGTACCGGAGACGGACGTCAACCTCGTCCGCCTCGCCGGCCGGGTCGTCGCGGACTCCGGACAGTGGCGCAAGCCGGAGGTCATCCTGATCCGCCCCGACGGCTACTGCGCCTGGGCGGGCACCCGTGCCCGCGCCCAGGCCGAGCTGTCCAACACCTATCTCCGCTGGATCCAGGCCTGA
- a CDS encoding amino acid adenylation domain-containing protein translates to MSTNVSLHRLLYDSARRYPYSVAVHGADGPIDYRKLDRLADRAAEALLASGVGPGDRVIIWSHKSVQAIAVMQAALRIGAVYVPVTGSNPPARVARIAAGCEPALVVADAGGVERAQAAEWDAAPLAGFEELFGRAEEGARPKHFVNDADDPAYILYTSGSTGEPKGVVISHRNALAFVDWAVEELQLTVSDRLSNHAPFNFDLSVFDLYGAFASGASVHLVPEELAYAPLQLAEFMRQRLITVWYSVPSAISLMMREGGLLDGPVPSALRVCLFAGEPFAIHHVQELRKAWPGVRLLNWYGPTETNVCTSYEVTEADLKRDTPLPIGTACSGDTVTLDGPEGGEGEVVVTGPTVMLGYWGRGPHEGPYRTGDIARLGADGNLEYVGRRDHMVKVRGNRIELGEIEAAIGTLESVAEVTVLVIGTGLTSQLHAVVVPSPGQRPSLLAIKRRCAERLPTYMNIDRLHIAEDLPRTPNGKLHRAALVTAVEAGEL, encoded by the coding sequence ATGAGCACCAACGTCAGCCTGCACCGCCTGCTGTACGACTCCGCCCGGCGCTATCCGTACTCGGTGGCGGTGCACGGGGCGGACGGCCCGATCGACTACCGCAAGCTCGACCGCCTCGCCGACCGGGCCGCCGAGGCCCTGCTGGCGAGCGGGGTGGGCCCCGGCGACCGGGTGATCATATGGAGCCACAAGAGCGTCCAGGCCATCGCGGTCATGCAGGCCGCGCTGCGCATCGGCGCCGTGTATGTGCCGGTCACCGGCTCCAACCCGCCCGCCCGGGTGGCCCGGATCGCCGCCGGCTGTGAGCCGGCGCTGGTCGTGGCAGACGCGGGCGGGGTGGAGCGGGCGCAGGCGGCCGAGTGGGACGCGGCGCCGCTGGCCGGGTTCGAGGAGCTGTTCGGGCGGGCCGAGGAGGGTGCGCGTCCCAAGCACTTCGTGAACGACGCGGACGACCCGGCGTACATCCTCTACACCTCCGGTTCCACCGGTGAGCCCAAGGGCGTGGTGATCAGCCACCGCAATGCGCTGGCCTTCGTGGACTGGGCGGTCGAGGAGCTTCAGCTCACCGTCTCCGACCGGCTGTCGAACCACGCGCCGTTCAACTTCGACCTGTCCGTCTTCGATCTGTACGGCGCCTTCGCCTCCGGTGCCTCGGTGCATCTGGTCCCCGAGGAACTCGCCTACGCCCCGCTGCAGTTGGCGGAGTTCATGCGGCAGCGGCTGATCACCGTCTGGTACTCGGTGCCGTCGGCGATCAGCCTGATGATGCGGGAGGGCGGTCTGCTGGACGGGCCTGTCCCGTCGGCGCTGCGCGTCTGTCTCTTCGCCGGCGAGCCGTTCGCCATCCACCACGTCCAGGAGCTGCGCAAGGCCTGGCCCGGGGTGCGGCTGCTGAACTGGTACGGCCCGACCGAGACCAATGTCTGCACCTCCTACGAGGTCACCGAGGCCGACCTGAAGCGGGACACCCCGCTGCCGATCGGCACGGCCTGCTCCGGTGACACGGTCACCCTCGACGGCCCCGAGGGCGGTGAGGGCGAGGTGGTCGTCACCGGTCCGACGGTGATGCTGGGCTACTGGGGGCGCGGCCCCCACGAGGGTCCGTACCGCACCGGCGACATCGCGCGCCTCGGGGCGGACGGGAACCTGGAGTACGTCGGACGCCGCGACCACATGGTGAAGGTGCGCGGCAACCGGATCGAGCTGGGCGAGATCGAGGCGGCCATCGGCACCCTCGAGTCCGTCGCCGAGGTGACGGTTCTGGTGATCGGCACCGGCCTCACGTCCCAACTGCACGCGGTCGTCGTCCCCTCGCCGGGGCAGCGGCCCTCCCTGCTCGCCATCAAACGCCGTTGTGCGGAAAGGTTGCCCACCTATATGAACATCGACCGTTTGCACATCGCAGAGGATCTGCCCAGGACGCCGAACGGCAAGCTCCACCGGGCCGCGCTGGTCACGGCCGTAGAGGCGGGTGAGCTGTGA
- a CDS encoding NAD(P)/FAD-dependent oxidoreductase, whose protein sequence is MTKSQAAALPDPGSARAPDPAEKYDVAILGGTLAGGLLGAVLSKQGVRVLLVPSAHDRTEASGETTVPYTAEVFLLLAKRFGIPEIAAFGLFPDLPEDIRRDSGIKKSLGFLYHRPGEEQRPDESVQFNVPGEHAEWHLERRSVDMYTVRLAHRYGAAVLNHGVHATDAWTDVDGARVETSDGHVWRARYIVDVSGPGSPLLARNGGDDTEPRLALRSRVVATHMTGVARFEEVRSATDYPRTTAWSQGTVHHIFDGGWIQLVRFDNHRDGANPATGVTLSLDPGRWEHLPEDPEKAFRVVVEQYPDLARQFASAQAVRPWTSAPLYQRTAARTHGDRWFALERTAARNDMFLSRDVTMAAELVHALATALVPAVRRDDFSTAPFARIAAFQDELAAFNDRWLAGARIASQDFRLWNAFSRVWLLWQILADLSLKRARLDVEASHGRDWTPVERFELGGIWFHVPEGLRGIIDRSLRTIERVGAGELSAAPAADGIFAELRREKFIPPLYAFGDPEAKVYHFTIPKRLKMLWWVKTSAPADFRRLLTRDNVTSVTSATSR, encoded by the coding sequence GTGACGAAATCCCAGGCGGCCGCACTGCCCGACCCGGGCAGCGCCCGGGCCCCCGATCCCGCGGAGAAGTACGACGTGGCCATCCTCGGCGGCACGCTCGCGGGCGGCCTGCTCGGCGCCGTGCTGTCGAAGCAGGGCGTGCGGGTCCTGCTCGTACCGTCCGCACACGACCGCACCGAGGCCTCCGGGGAGACCACGGTCCCGTACACGGCCGAGGTCTTCCTGCTGCTGGCCAAGCGCTTCGGCATCCCGGAGATCGCGGCCTTCGGCCTCTTCCCGGACCTGCCCGAGGACATCCGCCGGGACAGCGGCATCAAGAAGAGCCTCGGCTTCCTCTACCACCGCCCGGGCGAGGAACAACGCCCCGACGAGAGCGTGCAGTTCAACGTGCCCGGCGAGCATGCCGAATGGCACCTGGAGCGGCGCAGCGTCGACATGTACACCGTGCGCCTGGCACACCGCTACGGCGCCGCCGTGCTCAACCACGGCGTGCACGCGACCGACGCCTGGACCGATGTCGACGGGGCCCGGGTCGAGACCAGCGACGGCCATGTGTGGCGCGCCCGCTACATCGTGGACGTCAGCGGCCCCGGCTCCCCCCTGCTGGCCCGCAACGGCGGCGACGACACCGAGCCCCGGCTCGCCCTGCGCTCGAGGGTCGTCGCCACCCATATGACGGGCGTCGCCCGCTTCGAGGAGGTGCGCAGCGCAACGGACTATCCGCGCACCACCGCCTGGTCCCAGGGCACGGTGCACCACATCTTCGACGGCGGCTGGATCCAGCTCGTCCGCTTCGACAACCACCGCGACGGCGCCAACCCCGCCACCGGCGTGACGCTCAGCCTCGACCCCGGCCGCTGGGAGCACCTTCCGGAGGACCCCGAGAAGGCCTTCCGGGTCGTGGTCGAGCAGTACCCCGACCTGGCACGGCAGTTCGCCTCCGCGCAGGCGGTGCGGCCCTGGACGAGCGCCCCGCTGTACCAGCGCACCGCCGCCCGCACCCACGGCGACCGCTGGTTCGCGCTGGAGCGGACCGCGGCACGCAACGACATGTTCCTCTCCCGTGACGTCACCATGGCCGCGGAGCTGGTCCACGCCCTCGCCACGGCCCTCGTCCCCGCGGTGCGCCGCGACGACTTCTCGACCGCGCCCTTCGCGCGCATCGCCGCCTTCCAGGACGAGCTCGCCGCCTTCAACGACCGGTGGCTGGCCGGCGCCCGCATCGCGAGCCAGGACTTCCGGCTCTGGAACGCCTTCTCCCGGGTCTGGCTGCTCTGGCAGATCCTCGCCGACCTCTCGCTCAAGCGGGCCCGTCTTGACGTCGAGGCGAGCCACGGGCGGGACTGGACGCCGGTGGAGCGCTTCGAGCTCGGCGGCATCTGGTTCCACGTACCCGAGGGACTGCGGGGCATCATCGACCGCTCGCTCAGGACGATCGAGCGCGTGGGCGCCGGCGAACTGTCGGCCGCGCCGGCGGCCGACGGCATCTTCGCCGAACTGCGCCGGGAGAAGTTCATCCCGCCGCTGTACGCCTTCGGTGACCCCGAGGCCAAGGTCTACCACTTCACCATCCCCAAGCGCCTGAAGATGCTGTGGTGGGTGAAGACCTCGGCCCCCGCGGACTTCCGCCGCCTGCTGACCCGCGACAACGTGACCTCGGTGACGTCGGCAACATCCCGCTGA
- a CDS encoding NAD(P)/FAD-dependent oxidoreductase: MSDTPTSAGGSSPVHDVAILGSGIAGSMLAAVLARNGVKVLLLDASAHPRFAIGESTIPYTLVCLRTIAERYDVPEIKTLATFTNATKVLGPRFGVKKHFGFLLHHEGQPQDPQEVNQFGTPGLLHEASHLYRQDTDAYMYHVALKYGAVARQNFRVADVDFDDAGVTLSTAEGEQYRARYVVDASGHRSPLAEKFNLREDPCRFSHHSRSIWNHMTRVRPTDELFDRAPEDTPPSPWYQGTVHHLFERGWFWVIGFDNHPVSRNPLCSVGLTLDERTYPKSADMTPEEEFYHHAARFPDIARQFEGARPVRSWTSTDRLQYSSRQCAGDRWFLLSHAAGFIDPLYSRGLSNTAEAINSLAWRLLDAVKDGDFSRERFDYVDRMQQGLFDYNDSLVNASFISFSDYDLWTAVYRIWSWGANAGTYRLSEGLFKYFKDGRDQHFKDLEKAPHLGLYWPDHDGFKGLYDSLIEECLAYEAGKVTAKEAADTVYAQLESANFVPKHFGFAERDLRFMIPNAKVMAKTARWLATEADPVVKRMMQGNAREAVKAKLKGRRIF, from the coding sequence ATGTCCGACACCCCGACCTCGGCCGGCGGCTCGTCCCCCGTGCATGACGTGGCCATCCTGGGGTCCGGCATCGCCGGCTCCATGCTCGCCGCAGTCCTCGCCCGCAACGGCGTCAAGGTGCTGCTCCTGGACGCCTCGGCCCACCCGCGCTTCGCGATCGGCGAGTCCACCATCCCGTACACGCTGGTCTGCCTGCGCACCATAGCCGAGCGCTACGACGTGCCGGAGATCAAGACGCTCGCGACCTTCACCAACGCCACCAAGGTGCTCGGACCCAGGTTCGGGGTGAAGAAGCACTTCGGCTTCCTGCTGCACCACGAAGGCCAGCCGCAGGACCCGCAAGAGGTCAACCAGTTCGGTACGCCCGGGCTGCTGCACGAGGCGAGCCACCTGTACCGGCAGGACACCGACGCGTACATGTACCACGTCGCCCTGAAGTACGGCGCCGTGGCCCGGCAGAACTTCCGGGTCGCCGATGTCGACTTCGACGACGCGGGCGTCACCCTGAGCACCGCCGAGGGCGAGCAGTACCGCGCCCGGTACGTCGTCGACGCGAGCGGTCACCGCTCCCCGCTGGCCGAGAAGTTCAACCTGCGCGAGGACCCCTGCCGGTTCAGCCACCACTCCCGGTCGATCTGGAACCACATGACGCGGGTACGGCCCACCGACGAGCTCTTCGACCGCGCCCCCGAGGACACCCCGCCCTCGCCCTGGTACCAGGGCACGGTGCACCACCTCTTCGAGCGCGGCTGGTTCTGGGTGATCGGCTTCGACAACCACCCCGTCTCCCGCAACCCGCTGTGCAGCGTCGGCCTGACCCTCGACGAGCGCACGTACCCCAAGTCCGCGGACATGACGCCGGAGGAGGAGTTCTACCACCACGCGGCGCGCTTCCCGGACATCGCCCGCCAGTTCGAGGGCGCGCGCCCGGTCCGCTCCTGGACCTCCACCGACCGTCTGCAGTACTCCTCCCGGCAGTGCGCCGGCGACCGCTGGTTCCTGCTCTCCCACGCGGCCGGCTTCATCGACCCGCTCTACTCCCGCGGCCTGTCCAACACCGCCGAGGCCATCAACAGCCTCGCCTGGCGACTGCTGGACGCCGTCAAGGACGGCGACTTCTCCCGCGAGCGCTTCGACTACGTCGACCGCATGCAGCAGGGGCTGTTCGACTACAACGACTCGCTCGTCAACGCCTCCTTCATCTCCTTCAGCGACTACGACCTGTGGACCGCCGTCTACCGGATCTGGTCCTGGGGTGCCAACGCGGGCACCTACCGGCTGTCCGAGGGCCTGTTCAAGTACTTCAAGGACGGCCGCGACCAGCACTTCAAGGACCTGGAGAAGGCCCCGCACCTCGGTCTGTACTGGCCCGACCACGACGGCTTCAAGGGTCTGTACGACAGCCTGATCGAGGAGTGCCTGGCCTACGAGGCCGGCAAGGTCACCGCGAAGGAAGCGGCGGACACGGTCTACGCGCAGCTGGAGAGCGCGAACTTCGTGCCCAAGCACTTCGGCTTCGCCGAGCGGGACCTGCGCTTCATGATCCCCAACGCCAAGGTGATGGCGAAGACCGCGCGTTGGCTGGCCACCGAGGCCGACCCAGTGGTCAAGCGGATGATGCAAGGCAATGCTCGTGAGGCGGTCAAGGCGAAGTTGAAGGGCAGGCGCATCTTCTGA
- a CDS encoding NAD(P)/FAD-dependent oxidoreductase gives MKQQSNDTYDVVILGTGLAGSVLGAILAKAGNKVLLMDAGSHPRFAIGESTVGYTLVHLRMLAHRYGVPEIGHLGSLEECNKYISTSSGLKRHFGFMIHRDGQEPDPREINQFRLPKVLHLASHYFRQDIDQYLFHVALKYGCEALQNYRVDKVDFDDDGVTVIGEDGTTHRARFVVDGSGFRSPLAEQLGLRDEPTKLKHHARSIFTHMINVDRVDDHTRMGPNDVPPRPWHEGTMHHMFDRGWFWIIPFDNHPKSTNPLCSVGLQLDPRRYPKPSDMTAEEEFWHHVDRFPLVKRQLANARSVRPWVSTGRLQYSSKQVVGERWILLPHAAGFVDPLFSRGLSNTSEILNVLAWRLIRALKRDDFDPAQFEYVEKLEQNLLHFNDRLVNSAFISFSDYDLWNAVFRIWSYGSLPGAFRVIHEDLKARRQNDPEIWKAMEDVPSPGLWWPDKPEYREIFDEMADYCEAVDAGEMDSQDAADKLFAKLRQADWIPPSLQIAQRDVRFIDPSPKRLRNMLLWSRTKAPEDMRPYMVGTAVEAIKHFVKGKRIF, from the coding sequence ATGAAGCAGCAGTCGAACGACACCTACGACGTCGTCATCCTCGGTACCGGCCTGGCCGGCTCCGTCCTCGGCGCCATCCTGGCCAAGGCCGGAAACAAGGTCCTGCTCATGGACGCCGGCTCCCACCCGCGGTTCGCCATCGGCGAGTCCACCGTCGGCTACACGCTGGTCCACCTGAGGATGCTCGCCCACCGCTACGGCGTGCCGGAGATCGGTCACCTCGGCAGCCTGGAGGAGTGCAACAAGTACATCAGCACCTCCTCCGGACTGAAGCGGCACTTCGGCTTTATGATCCACCGCGACGGCCAGGAGCCCGACCCGCGGGAGATCAACCAGTTCCGGCTGCCGAAGGTCCTCCACCTGGCCAGCCACTACTTCCGCCAGGACATCGACCAGTATCTGTTCCATGTGGCCCTGAAGTACGGCTGCGAGGCGCTGCAGAACTACCGCGTCGACAAGGTGGACTTCGACGACGACGGCGTCACGGTCATCGGTGAGGACGGTACGACTCACCGGGCCCGCTTCGTCGTCGACGGCAGTGGATTCCGCTCCCCGCTCGCCGAACAGCTGGGCCTGCGGGACGAGCCGACCAAGCTCAAGCACCACGCCCGCTCGATCTTCACCCACATGATCAACGTCGACCGCGTCGACGACCACACGCGGATGGGCCCGAACGATGTGCCCCCGCGGCCCTGGCACGAGGGCACCATGCACCACATGTTCGACCGCGGCTGGTTCTGGATCATCCCGTTCGACAACCACCCCAAGAGCACCAACCCGCTGTGCAGCGTCGGACTCCAGCTCGACCCGCGTCGCTACCCCAAGCCCAGCGACATGACGGCCGAGGAGGAGTTCTGGCACCACGTCGACCGGTTCCCGCTGGTCAAGCGGCAGCTGGCCAACGCGCGCAGCGTCCGCCCCTGGGTCAGCACCGGCCGGCTGCAGTACTCGTCCAAGCAGGTCGTCGGCGAGCGCTGGATCCTGCTGCCGCACGCGGCCGGCTTCGTCGACCCGCTGTTCTCGCGCGGTCTGTCCAATACCTCCGAGATCCTCAATGTGCTCGCCTGGCGCCTGATCCGGGCGCTGAAGCGGGACGACTTCGACCCGGCACAGTTCGAGTACGTCGAGAAGCTGGAGCAGAACCTGCTCCACTTCAACGACCGCCTGGTCAACTCCGCGTTCATCAGCTTCTCGGACTACGACCTCTGGAACGCGGTCTTCCGGATCTGGAGCTACGGCTCCCTGCCCGGCGCCTTCCGCGTCATCCACGAGGACCTCAAGGCCCGGCGGCAGAACGACCCGGAGATCTGGAAGGCGATGGAGGACGTGCCGAGCCCCGGCCTGTGGTGGCCGGACAAGCCCGAGTACCGGGAGATCTTCGACGAGATGGCCGACTACTGCGAGGCCGTCGACGCCGGGGAAATGGATTCCCAGGACGCCGCGGACAAGCTGTTCGCCAAGCTGCGCCAGGCCGACTGGATTCCGCCCTCCCTGCAAATCGCACAGCGTGACGTCAGGTTCATCGACCCGAGTCCCAAGCGGCTGCGCAACATGCTGCTCTGGTCCCGCACCAAGGCGCCCGAGGACATGCGGCCGTACATGGTGGGAACCGCGGTCGAGGCGATCAAGCACTTCGTGAAGGGCAAGCGCATCTTCTGA